In Planococcus citri chromosome 4, ihPlaCitr1.1, whole genome shotgun sequence, the genomic window ACAACCTTTAGAGTGCAAATAGCACACGGCTATAAGCTGCTTGCAATTTGAGCAATTTCCTTTCACTTTCAGCTGACAACTTTTTGTATGTAGAATAAGGCGTTTCATAGACGAACACCTCGACGCTAATTGACACCTCGAGTCTCGACACTGACAAGCGTGCGCCAAAGATTCAATACAATACTCTATCGATAGCTCTTTAGTTGCCTGTAAAACACAAGTCGAATAACACAAAATTACGGATCGGATTTTCGCACCAAAACATGCAGTCTGAAATACCAATAGATAAAATTCTTACTACAATGATAGCGATAAGTAAACGTAATTACGCACTAGACGAGGTGATATCGTAAGATCTTCGAGCTCCAACTTCGGTTCGTCGTTCATTTATCCAAGATATTCTCTTCTTACGACAAAAAGTGGGTACAAAggtggaaatttcaaacaataataaataatataTGTAAGGCGGCAATTTACAACAAGAAAACCACGTTCAATACCGACGACTGAGTACACCGGAGTTAGCTAGAATCGCATCAACGGAGTTCATTTAACGAACTGAAATTAAACGATCTTCGTAGTTAAcacatttttcaagtaaattaaattccaaaaaaagcacataagttcaaaattctgatcGAATTTGAAGATTAAAACACcacaaataatgtaaaaatttgatccgtcaccattgtttttgttttgtcaaCTGTCAAGTTTTATTTGTAAACAAATTCAACCAATCAAATTACGACTTTTGTTATGTGTGATAAAAATCAGTGTGGCCAGggtacgaaaaaataaattctcgcTACGTTACAAAACAAAAGTTATGTTTATTATCACTAATCTtatcaatcagaaaaaataaaaatatcacttttgaaaataattttttttcatcattcataaaataaaattataaaattcttaaaatcaGGACCCGGGTAACTGGAGAACCGCGGATCCGGGTACTGTACTCGTTGATCTCTGTTTATTTCAATTAACAAGATATAAGCTGATtctacaattttaaaatgagtaatgGTGAACTGTTGAACTTGAATGCAATTGATATGTCGGTCGATCAAGAACACGTATCACTTAAGGGTATTCTTTACACCGCTATCACTAAGTGTGGTTTCTGGTTGCATACCAGTTTTTCCTTCACATATATGTTTACATTTGGTGATTCGCCTCGCGAACGACCAAAAATCACGAACTGCAGAGGTGCATTTCTTCTTTCTATTCATTCACAATCAGACAATACCCAACCTTTTCTTAACAATACCCCGCCCTCTTCACCCCGCACTTATGTAGTTTTTTAAACTGTCTCAGTTTCTTGTTGTGCAGTATAGTAGGAGTGTGATGATATATTCGAGATTGACTTTTACATTACTGTACACCCTACCCCAACCTACACCCCGCtgtgtatttttatacctacatatatttctctcagtctgtttttttttctcactagtGTTGTATTTACCAAGAGTGAGAAAGACTACCGTAAGCTGAATTAGTGAAAGCAGAGAGGATATACTCAtgagaaatattgaattttcgagGGTGATTCTGATGGGGTTTTTCACTCTGATCtcgagaaaaatgataaaaaaattccacttcgTAAACATTGTTcgcaaaaccaattttttgattgaaaatttttctccgtTTTTCATCCAGGGTATCtaaaaggtagtgaaagtatattgattttaaaaatgggtaattAAAGTAGTGAAAGAGTAATGAATGTTATTGAAaaggtacctaatgaaaatatggaaaaatacaAATGCGGtcctttttctcgatcttcattccgtagaaaagagctcatttgtcgactttttttggtagagcttgaattacacatttttgagagcttttgtcctcgcttcgctcgggctatttgctatTTTTCTtcgagaactttttttcaaattaaagaaatgttcaaagtttgaatcagaaaaacaaactcttctcgaaatttttattttacttctcaaaagatgaattttatttattgaaagcttttgcccatCGCTTCCCTCGAGgccgtttgctttttttccaattttgaatgtttaaaaagaaacataattttgaatttgaaaattctgaagcgAAGTAATGAACTTCTTATAATCAACTCTTCACacaaaaaattatagttttttatGCTCTTCGTAATACtgaattttgagagcttttgccctcgcctcgTCTGGGCGTGTTTGTTTCTCTTTTGcgcaattaaaaaattccaaacttgatggagaaatcaaaatttttatatgttGTATGAATACTAGGCAAAATAGTACctttcaaatgacaaaattgttatttaatcgcttacttattttacttcaaaactcgctgtttcattttgaaaaattggtgtatttttttttcaaatgtcgttcaaattttccatcaaatttttgaatatttaaaaaaaatagttgtgttgaaaaaaatgattgattacactaggaaactttttttgactttttttttgagttcgaGTTGAAAATGGGCGTAATCGATAGTtcagaccctaaaacaaaaaacagagtgggattttcaatttgagttgtttttgtggtcaggagagacaatcaaagttgcaaaaatggccgtttttgctctatttcacgagtttgtggcgacatcagtatcatgttttaataaaaaaaacctaggtcattttcggattctacgcacttttttaagtaaacatctttccccgatttttgattttcgaagtttcaagcgcatacttaagactaatttttctaaatatgaaaaattcaattagaagttcgggtgaacacagttccgcgccacgattacgtggtggagtaacgcccgTTTCACGcgctccaagttttaaaatatttgtacaaataaaaatcttccgtattagcttgaaacttcaaaaatcaaaaatcggggaatgATGTTTActgaaaaagtgcgtagaatccgaatatgaccttggttttttttttaaacataatactgatgtcgccacaaactcgtgaaataaggcaaaaatcatttttgcaactttgatcatctttcctgaccacaaaaacaactaaaattgaaaaatcccactctgttttttgttttagggtctaaactatcgattaagctcattttcaacccgaacacaaaatATATGTCGTTGCCTATAGTGTTATTTTATTGTCCAAGTTTTACGCAAATAGGGAACTTTTAACGAAGCatcatacaaaaaattttaaacttttagcagaaaggaaattttatgatCTTGCAATTTTCTTGGACTTAATAGTTTTTTAGGATGCCTGGCAGTGGCGTAATcacgggggaggggggttgaggACAACCCCCCCCCTAGAAGccatgcaaaaattaatttttcgctcGCAATGGCCGCGCCGTCGTGTAAAAATACACTTATGATTTCTATATCTCAAATTGacctttcatcaaaattactactgttttgcttcttgaaactacaaattttcaaaagcttttgcccatGCTTCGCTCAAACCAATTTGGTTCTCATCATTCccacttcaaattttaagaaataacagataaaatttttaaaaagttgagattggaaaaatcgaattcttaaaTTAGAATTGatgttttactttttgaattataaatttgtgattgaattttaaaaatgttgagatcaaaaaaaccaaatttcttcattaaaattgatgagaattcaaaaatttcaatggaaattCCTGAATACTTGAAgtacccaaaccatttgaaaagtgcttcattttttctgaacagagccattaactgttcaaaaccatacaaaaatggtcgttttttcgttttttaaaccaattttttcaaaaaatttcgctctcgCATTAATTTTGCCTTCTTTTCAATTATATCCCGAAATATTCACTGGTATATACCTATTCAAccggaaaaatcacaattttttgccagaaaaacgGCATGatacacacccccccccccccaatagcAGGACTTCGATCCGCTTCTAATGATatattaagtatgttttttttacacggattctcgaaaatctggtttttggacgtttttgaatctcttttttaaacactttttagatccccaccacaaactttcaaaacatcaaaagtcTTCTCTCTTTAAGTAAAATCcataatccattttcaaaagctactatccTAGCAGATTctggtggattttaaatctgccaaaatccgtgtaaaaaaacaaacttctTGTATCTTGATttcaaaccccctccccccagaaTGTGAGTCAAGTTACGCTATACTGATGCCTGGATACATAGTTGGCTTTCTGATAAaatactttcaagtttcaatgttgaaaaatattagaataattttattaaaaatgagaGGTCTTCAACAaccagattttccaaaaaaaaatggcaatcaATAAGCTCACTTTTCCCATGCTCTCCTACatataatgatgatttttttctgttcgatTTATGgcatttaaatgatttttatttgggTAAGCCACcctgtaaaattcaatttctggaGGAAAGATTACATTTTGTTTCTGAGCCTTCAACTCATCACCATTTCAAATGCATTTGTGGGTAGAAGGTTCGTAGTATTTATACTAATCaacgacaaaaaattttatgaagaaattgttttcatgtaagtacctaactacctacctactttttatatGACCAGCTTTGTGTTCTATTGCAAATGAATGTTCTTTTTAGGCGTGCCAATTTTCCTTaaagaaaggaaaattttcaaaatatgtactcgtactctttattttttcttctaccACTACCCCCacttgttttcaaaaagaactggcccagttccaaaagatagtatacttgagattctgcgtcgatcagGTTGTTATTTCCCTCAAAATCCTAGACCACTTTTAAAATTCTActgattgattaaaaattctaaaatcgcTTAGGTACTTTAGgtaaaaattagtattttgaaaattgtttcttcccaaatattttgcattatttaagccaaaacatcgaaagatataatttttgaaactgaggaaatattttggaattcgtcaattgtgtcaattttttggtcattattgttAATTTCATGAACTCGAAAAAGTTTTATAagttttaggcaatttttcattgaactaaaatactataagtaggtactagaaaCTAGTACCCAAATAATTTCAactattgatgaaaaaaatggaaattttaccaagcagtactaggtacctatacctaacttacatacgtatcaaaaaaatttcctgggTGAAGCTCGAGTATtattgaaaagaaaaccaaacagGCCTATAGGTGATGTGAGAGTacagcttttaaaaattaataattcaagaagtaaaaacattatttttgacgatcagaaaagtttattttttaatatttaaaaaaatttgaacaagcttctgaatgaaatttcataatttactcgtaagaagtacctatgtaaaacaaaattttgacaatagaaaaaaaatgccaacttttttcaacattgactGTTGAGTGGATATTAaaaggaaagttttttttttctattttttggaaaagaaaattttccataatttcttAGTTTTCTCCAAAGTCCAAATTTTACCACGCATCAAATATTCCACTCTAGGCAGCCACTTGTCTCATACTTATATATTGAATTAGAAAACTAAATCGAAATCTACATAGTACCAGTAAGGTAACCGCAAAAGTAAAACCGGTTTAATACGCTAAATCTGTGAAGAACGAAACTACCCTTCTACATAACGTTCAACACCCACACACACCCTCTATATTTTTTAGGCTGAACTGTTGCATGGAATGTCACATGTCCCGCCACCCGCTCCCGTCCATCGGAGTACTAAACTTATGCCCCTAATTACTCcgcaagtttcaactttttgtaattttttttttcactgtatgGTTCAAAAAAGTTAGGTCTAGGCGGGTATGTCGCCACATTTTTGATATAACCCTCAAGTTGCCCGCTAGACTGCTTGCAAGTTACTGtgtttttaaagcttttttttgagaaaaataattattaatttcgaaaaatcgctacATACTCTCCTAGATAAAGGCATTgacatcattttaaaacaaacccCAATGAAATCGGTTGAAAATTCGCGGAGTAATCAGGTGCATAAGTTGGACATTTTTCTCGAACTGAAACTACTGATAACGCGTCGTAAAGAATACCCTTAATTTGGCTGAATTTCTGGCTGATTCAGACGAAATTCAAGAACCGGATACTTGGTTTTTGCTTTTGATTTATACTCCCATTCAAGCGGTTCCATTTGACAAAAGTAATAATTATTCCTTACTCTATTATAATCTAACTGTTCTGTTGGTAATTTAGACATTGTATTTTTTAACAGGGAAAGAAatatcttttgatattttggaagATTTAGTAAACGAACTGGTCCTTGCTAACGTTGAACATTACACTTGTGTCCATTATTGCACTGCAGTCTTCGTCGTTTGGTTGCGAAAGGGTTTTAATATTCAGATTACAAATGGCCATCAGACTTCTACAGTGAAGGACTTCGAATTTTTCTATCTGGGTATTCGTTGTCGTGCTCAAGTCCATCTAGGATACAACGAGATCAGTATGAGGGTAAGCTGTAAGGAATGTGGAGTTCGCTGTACGAGACGTTATTAATtgttataaattaaaattccatcaaCATTTACATTACAGAACATGAAAACTGGCGTTACGCGTAGCGTGAACTTGGCAAATTTGTTAGGAACCCCTAATGATGATAATTTCAGAGTTCGTCACTTTGATAATAAGCAGACTCACCAGTTGGCGAATTGCTTGGTTTCGGATCTGTATTTACATTTCTACCAGAATATGTAAGAGTTGTTTGAACAGCACTTTAGTTTCAACTGCCCATAAAAttatctacctagtacctaaccTAATTCTATACACTAATGATGTATTGGTTTTTTTACAGGTTGGAAGCTATTGAACTAGAAGCTGGAGTACCTTGAAATATGTTTTGATTCTAGTGCTAAGCTATGTTACGAATGTGCGCCTTGTAATTAGATGtgtattgtttttatttcaacgaATGCGTCCCAATCTCAACAACTACGATAGAAATTCGTTTGccagaaatttttaatcacaaaGCTACACAAAAGCATGGATTAAAAACTCagagagtgaaattttttgaaaaaagttcttttgaatttcaatttctacttttatttttggctgttttcgCACTTTTTGATGATATGATATGTcgatattattgatttttttatgtacgataatatattttgtttatttgagGAGCTTCCAGAGTCTAAGACACTTTTGCttggaaaggaaaaaattcttcatggaatttttctataaatGATTTGCTCGACTCGTTTTTATcacatttcagcatttttaacGCCTTTTCTAAACATTTAACAAAATAATCgcgtcacttttttttgtttggaatttttagtgatttcgttaattttaatatttacttttattactcgtacattccatttatttatttttctttcccaaggatttgaaattgaatgtgAAATCGGTTAAATTCTGCTTTTACCTACCAACTTTTTACAGAAGTTTGAAAGATTCCCTGGCCCCTACAACGACTCAATTCTGAGTTAAGAGGTTTGATTTgttggaaacatttttctaatgaccaaataaaaataaaatcgacaACTTCCTTCTTCGACCATCTGacttcataacttttttttagaactttctCACGGTTTGATATCATTTGCGAAAAGTTCTctcatttcacaaaaaaataaatcaaaaaaagaggATAAAAGAGAATAGACGACACTCGCAGTTCACATTGGTACCTAGTATatatttcgattaaaaatagataaagtaacaataataaaataagaCATTCCACAAAAGGTACTTCTgtacgtaaataaaaaaataatgacttttaAGATAAGAAATAACTCGAATAAGTGCCCATTTAATTCCCATGTAGACATGTAGGTGGGtacgtttataaaaaaaaagtaaaaatggtacctaaaaatatataaaaagaaAAGACGGAAGTTATAAAACTGCATTTTGATTCATGACAAGAGCATGAAATTTGATACGATGAACAAGTgccccaaaataaatttttttaatcaaggaAGCCATTTGTCTAATCTCATAGAACGAGCACAGCGGAATTTAGctgctcatttttcaattaactGGCTGCTCTAGGGTCATTTTCATGTAGGTAATTCAACCTTGCTGAacggaaaaatttaattaatttcaagatCTGAGAAGAAAAGTGTCTGAAATTTAAATTCCCTGCTAGAGAGAGAGACCATCGTCTATCCTATGAGATTTGATGAAGAGCTTCTGTGCTTAAAAAGTTTCTTTTGGGGTCCtcgttcatcataccaaatttcctGTTTCTATATCATGAAATATAGTTAACTTATATTTAGCAATTGGACTGAAACGAGCACATCACATTTTACAATCATTAAACGATTCAATCATACTTTGAAGACTATCCATCAATTCATTGTCCGCAATATCGATCACTTGTGGCTGATCTTGCTGCACTTGTGGGTCACCGATCGTTGGCGGTTGTTGAGACTCTTGCTGCTGAGGTGATTGCTCTTGCGactgttgctgctgctgttgttgttctttttgaaaCTGGGACCGTTTTAGCGCCATGAAAGTCGGCATCAGTTGCGGATTCCTGCTCAATATCTGACGTATTTGAACCTGTAGCTGCGGAGTGCTCGGTAAAGGTACAAGGTTCCTTAGTTGTTGCAAAGCTTCAGTATGCTGCTGCAATGTGATCGGAGGGTTTCTCGGTGTTGAAAGTGTAACCGTCTGTTGCTGTTGTCGTTGCAAAGCTTCAGGATGCTGCGGCACTGCAGCGTTCGGACCGTTGCTCGGTGTTGAAAGTGTAACTAtatgttgctgttgttgttgcaaCTGCATTTGTCTGTGCTTGATGAACGCCGCCATCAGTTGCGGATTACTATTCAATATCTGTCTTATTTGAGTCTGTTGCTCCGGAGAGCTCGGCAAGCGTAAAACTTCCAATAGTTGTTGCAGTGCTAGTCGATGAGCCGATACGTGGTTCGGACTGTTGCTCGGTGTCGGTGTCGAAGATGTTTGATTATCGACAGAATTCTCGTTCGGTGTACTTAGTACGCAATGAGATCTTACTGCATCCATAGATCTCATCAAAAGTGACGAAGGCTGACGACGCTGCAAGTGTTGCTGTCCTACAAGTCGCTGCTTCTGTCTTAGCTTGATGAATTTCGCCATCAGCTGCGTATTAGTCCTCAATATTTCTTGGATTTGGTCTTGTTTCTGCGCAGAGCTTGGTAAACGTAATATCTGCAATAGCTGTTGGCGATGCTGTAGCATTTGAGCTAGACTGTCAACGAGTGTTGGCATTTCTGGCATACCTGAGGCTATGTTAAGCGGCGGTTGAGGTGGCTGCGACATAATCTGTTGAAGTGGCCCAGCAATAGCCTCTGCTCGGATCTGTGATGGTCGAGAATGCCTATAGGAAGCAAACAAGAGATGCTGTTTTAGTTAcggtaagttgaaatttagtaCGAGTTATCTCTACACGTGCAGAGTTTTGACTCGAGAAATGTGCCATCAAATAGCTAACAATAAGCCAATAcgtgataatttcaacaaaaatttactcaCGATATTGACAATCTATATGAAACTCTTCTCCTTATAGCTGCCAAGCTACgttcaaagtttaatttttctgcTTCTGTATCGTGTTGTGGTTTCATTTTACGTATAAGTACGTCAAGTTGGTTATCTGGCTAATATCTGAAATTCGAAATAAGCAAGTTGATTAAAAACATACCTATGGCATCGTTAGGTAATTgacaattgaataaaataaaaagggaTTACGTACTCAAGAGTACTTGTAGCTCACACACAATATATTATTGCAGTTTAGTATCCACtcaatataatttttcattacaaaatggcAAAAGTAAAGTAAAGTTTATTTATGGGTTGAGTTATCTATGTTTAGGCCAATCTATCAAAACAATAGCAGCAGTGTTACCACAAAagtctttctaaaaatctgcagccttgaaatttttttctacaggtgtctctctctcgctctctcTTGTGACAGTTGCGACACTACTTGTGACTTAGTGACCATGTGACtgaccaaaattaaatttcacaagaaattcaaaatttaattccacaccaaaactttttttgaacactttcgaaaaattttaagcttAAAATTGGGATTTTGGGAAAtgatcttacaagggaaccccTTGAGGCATGAGGTgcccgcctccgatttgaacgggaccacgatttttggaaatagcatgttctaaaacccccaaatccaaattttcagctgcccaagttcatttttcgatttttggcgaatttttgaaaatccaaaattgactattttggtgatttaatttatgcttttttttaaaaagtacgtacttgatcaataaaaatgttcaaaataagtcctaaaactgatattaaccccccaaatccaaatttcgccatttccagtcattctggagcctccagcgtccagcgcgatttttcaacttctccagaattttgaatttgctccagaaggcgtgattatgaagttgggcagctaaaaatcgagttgtatgttatactcgacctgtttaacgaatttatccacatttgagccgattctggagcggacacctcaagagtgggtttttgaccagcttttttcataataaaaatatctaaaaattaaagggaggcccaagaaatgctggaaatggcgaaatttgctctcgtgtggttaattaatgacaaaatacagcgattcgcgcaaatttcaaaaattttctcacaaacgagaaatttttgatttttggatatttttattttgaaaaaaaactggtaaaaaaaccactcttgaggtgtccgctccagaatcgggtcaaatgtggataaattcgttaaacaggtcgagtataacatacaactcgatttttagctgcccaacttcatattcacgccttctggagcaaattgaaaaatctcactggagcctccagcatagcTGGAACTTGAAAGTGGCGAAATTCGCCTTTGTAGGGTTAattcatgacgaaatactgcgattcgcgcaaatttcgaaaaattcctcgcaaacggtaaaattttgaattttttggatttcttattatgaaaaaagctggtcaaaaaaccactctcgaagtgtccgctccagaatcggctcaaatgtggataaattcgttaaacaggtcgagtataacacacaactcgattttttctgcccaacttcatattcacgccttctggagcaaattgaagattctggagaaattgaaaaattgcactggaggctccagaatggctggaaatggcggaactcggcctcagggggtttgttgtgttcaaaatacagcgattcccgcaaatttcaacaaaattttcgcaaacaggaaatttttgattttaggatatttttattttgaaaaaaagctggtcaaaaaaacactcttgaggtgtccgctccagaatcggctcaaatgtggataaattcgttgaacaggtcgagtataacacacaacttggtttttagctgtccaacttcatacttattcacgccttctggagcaaattcaaaattctggagaaattggaaaatcgcgctggaggctccagaatggctgaaaatggcgaaatttggatttggggggtttatagcagttttaggacttattttgagcatttttattgatcaagtacgtacttttaaaaaaaaaaaaaaaaatataaatcaccaaaatagtcaattttggattttcaaaaattttccaaaaatcgaaaaatgaacttgggcaagctgaaaatttggatttgggggttttagaacatgctctttccaaaaatcgtggtcccgttcaaatcgaaggcgggaacctcttgaggttcccttgttataggggttttgaaaaagtgtcattcgAGTTCGACCAATAAAATGGGCAAAAATGTCAGCagaagatcaaaaatttttgttaaatttttttgagcatttttaatgGTTTATCATTTTTGAGGTCTAGGAAAAAGGTGCCATGTGGCTGATGTGGCCCTTGAAACAGAGTTTAATTTAAGTTTTCACAGACAAAATAATTGACCCGTCTATCT contains:
- the LOC135842978 gene encoding putative uncharacterized protein DDB_G0271606, giving the protein MKPQHDTEAEKLNFERSLAAIRRRVSYRLSISHSRPSQIRAEAIAGPLQQIMSQPPQPPLNIASGMPEMPTLVDSLAQMLQHRQQLLQILRLPSSAQKQDQIQEILRTNTQLMAKFIKLRQKQRLVGQQHLQRRQPSSLLMRSMDAVRSHCVLSTPNENSVDNQTSSTPTPSNSPNHVSAHRLALQQLLEVLRLPSSPEQQTQIRQILNSNPQLMAAFIKHRQMQLQQQQQHIVTLSTPSNGPNAAVPQHPEALQRQQQQTVTLSTPRNPPITLQQHTEALQQLRNLVPLPSTPQLQVQIRQILSRNPQLMPTFMALKRSQFQKEQQQQQQQSQEQSPQQQESQQPPTIGDPQVQQDQPQVIDIADNELMDSLQSMIESFNDCKM